A region of Streptomyces sp. NBC_00654 DNA encodes the following proteins:
- a CDS encoding DoxX family protein, with product MQTIWLGGAEWLAVLRIGLGLWWLESWRHKDKKGWFERGTGIAWAADVAGKHRWAVVRTGFERVVAPRPKVMAHLVVYAELALGLGLVAGFLTPVALVAGLLLNLLYLVLMIHDWAEQGQNAMMALISLVALFAMSWQTWSLDEAIGLFL from the coding sequence ATGCAGACCATCTGGCTGGGCGGAGCGGAATGGCTGGCCGTCCTCCGTATAGGACTCGGCCTGTGGTGGCTGGAGAGCTGGCGGCACAAGGACAAGAAGGGCTGGTTCGAGCGGGGCACGGGCATCGCCTGGGCGGCCGACGTGGCGGGCAAGCACCGATGGGCGGTGGTGCGCACCGGCTTCGAACGCGTCGTCGCGCCACGCCCCAAGGTCATGGCCCACCTCGTCGTGTACGCCGAACTCGCCCTGGGACTCGGCCTGGTCGCCGGATTCCTCACCCCGGTCGCCCTGGTCGCCGGGCTGCTGCTCAACCTGCTCTATCTGGTCCTGATGATCCACGACTGGGCCGAGCAGGGGCAGAACGCGATGATGGCGCTGATCTCCCTCGTCGCCCTGTTCGCCATGTCCTGG
- a CDS encoding NAD(P)/FAD-dependent oxidoreductase, which produces MSERASLTGPSTRPVYVIGGGPGGLAVAAELRARGLRAVVLEKSDAVGASWRRHYDRLRLHTTRRWSALPGLAMPRRFGRWVSRDDVVRYLEKYTDHHELEVVTGVEVSRVDRTADGTGWQLAASGGRVLTGQAVVVATGHNHTPRTPAWPGLDTFTGELVHASEYRAPAPYADKDVLVVGIGNTGAEIAVDLVEGGASRVRIAVRTVPHIVRRSTAGWPAQATGILVRRLPVRLVDRAGRLLSRIAVPDLAGQGLPRPDTGLYSRVKDGAIPVQDVGLIDAVKSGRVVPVATVESFDGDTVVLADGTRITPDAVIAATGYRRALENLVGHLDVLDARGRPVTHGGRAPKQAPGLYFTGFTNPISGMFREMARDAGKIAHSIAKRTARAA; this is translated from the coding sequence ATGTCCGAGCGCGCGTCCCTCACCGGCCCGTCCACCAGACCCGTCTATGTCATCGGCGGCGGTCCGGGCGGACTCGCCGTCGCCGCCGAACTGCGCGCGCGGGGACTGCGGGCGGTGGTCCTGGAGAAGTCGGACGCCGTCGGCGCGTCCTGGCGCCGCCACTACGACCGGCTGCGCCTGCACACGACCCGCCGCTGGTCGGCCCTGCCGGGGCTGGCGATGCCGCGCCGGTTCGGCCGGTGGGTGTCCCGGGACGATGTCGTGCGGTACCTGGAGAAGTACACCGATCACCACGAGCTGGAAGTGGTGACGGGCGTCGAGGTGTCCCGCGTCGACCGGACCGCCGACGGCACCGGCTGGCAGCTCGCCGCCAGCGGCGGCCGGGTGCTGACCGGGCAGGCGGTCGTGGTGGCCACGGGCCACAACCACACTCCGCGCACACCCGCGTGGCCGGGCCTCGACACGTTCACCGGGGAGCTGGTGCACGCCTCGGAGTACCGCGCCCCCGCCCCGTACGCGGACAAGGACGTCCTGGTCGTCGGCATCGGCAACACCGGGGCGGAGATCGCCGTGGACCTGGTGGAGGGCGGCGCTTCCCGGGTACGGATCGCGGTACGCACCGTCCCGCACATCGTGCGCCGGTCCACCGCCGGCTGGCCCGCGCAGGCGACCGGCATCCTCGTGCGCCGGCTGCCCGTACGGCTCGTCGACCGGGCCGGGCGGCTGCTGTCCCGGATCGCCGTGCCCGACCTCGCCGGACAGGGCCTCCCCCGCCCGGACACGGGCCTCTACTCACGGGTCAAGGACGGGGCGATCCCGGTCCAGGACGTGGGGCTGATCGACGCGGTGAAGAGCGGCCGGGTGGTCCCGGTGGCCACCGTGGAGTCCTTCGACGGGGACACGGTGGTGCTGGCCGACGGCACCCGGATCACCCCGGACGCGGTGATCGCGGCGACCGGCTACCGGCGGGCCCTGGAGAACCTGGTCGGCCACCTGGACGTACTGGACGCGCGGGGCAGGCCGGTGACGCACGGCGGCCGTGCGCCCAAGCAGGCACCCGGCCTGTACTTCACCGGATTCACCAACCCGATCAGCGGCATGTTCCGCGAAATGGCCCGGGACGCCGGGAAGATCGCCCACAGCATCGCGAAGCGCACGGCACGCGCGGCCTGA
- a CDS encoding AraC family transcriptional regulator — translation MDVFDELLRGVRGKGAVFGRSVLYPPWSLRFTDGAYLTLCVPLRGAGWIVPEGGGAPHRVGLGEAAIVRGPAPFLFTDEPAAGTRPGTGTPVREVRWPDGRPGEGPADDDELTGPTVLLAATYDVQAEVPQRLLRVLPPVLVVPDDHDCTAMRDYLEAQIAGVRPGRQIVLDRLLDWLLVCTLRDWFDRPEADPPKWYRALGDDVAGPALRAMHEDPAHPWTTAGLATRAGVSRTTLAKRFTEIVGEAPVAYLTEWRMTLAADLLTRPELTVAAVARRVGYADAFGFSAAFKRLRGESPSAYRRAAGSLPRPERRERQEREAPAG, via the coding sequence ATGGACGTGTTCGACGAACTGTTGCGGGGCGTGCGGGGCAAGGGGGCGGTGTTCGGCCGTTCGGTGCTGTATCCGCCGTGGTCCCTGCGGTTCACGGACGGGGCGTACCTGACCCTGTGCGTGCCGCTGAGGGGGGCCGGGTGGATCGTCCCGGAGGGCGGCGGCGCGCCGCACCGGGTGGGGCTCGGCGAGGCCGCGATCGTACGGGGTCCGGCGCCGTTCCTCTTCACCGACGAACCGGCCGCGGGGACGAGGCCGGGGACGGGGACCCCGGTACGGGAGGTGCGCTGGCCCGACGGCCGGCCGGGCGAGGGCCCGGCCGACGACGACGAGCTCACCGGCCCCACCGTCCTGCTGGCCGCCACCTACGACGTACAGGCGGAGGTGCCGCAGCGGCTGCTCCGGGTACTGCCCCCGGTACTCGTCGTGCCGGACGACCATGACTGCACGGCGATGCGCGACTACCTGGAGGCCCAGATCGCCGGGGTACGGCCCGGTCGGCAGATCGTGCTCGACCGACTGCTGGACTGGCTGCTGGTGTGCACGCTGCGGGACTGGTTCGACCGCCCCGAGGCGGATCCGCCCAAGTGGTACCGCGCCCTGGGCGACGACGTGGCGGGGCCCGCCCTGCGCGCGATGCACGAGGACCCGGCCCACCCGTGGACGACGGCCGGGCTGGCGACCCGGGCCGGGGTGTCGCGGACGACGCTGGCGAAGCGCTTCACGGAAATCGTCGGGGAGGCGCCGGTGGCGTATCTGACCGAGTGGCGCATGACCCTGGCGGCCGACCTGCTCACCCGCCCGGAACTGACGGTGGCGGCCGTGGCCCGCCGGGTGGGGTACGCGGACGCCTTCGGCTTCAGCGCGGCATTCAAGCGGCTCCGGGGCGAGAGCCCGAGCGCGTACCGCCGGGCGGCCGGGTCCCTCCCGCGCCCGGAGCGGAGAGAACGGCAAGAACGGGAAGCCCCGGCGGGCTGA